TACGCGCAAGCGTTTGCGGCATTCGGTCCGGAGAGGAGGGGGGCACCCGTCCAGGCCTTCACAAGGATAAGCGATAAGGAGATCCTCACCAGATGCCAGATCTATGAGCCCGACATAATCGTCGTACTCGACAAGAACCTCTGTACGATGGAGGGCGTGGGGGACGGGCTTAAGGATGGCGGCGCGGTGGTTCTAAACACTGATCAGAAAGCTGAGGACTACCTCTACGTCTTCAAGAACGCTGGGAAGGTCGCAACTGTTGACGCGACCGAGATCGCCCTGAAGGAGCTAGGGAGCCCCATAACAAACACGGCGATCCTGGGAGCGCTGGTCAGGGTCACGGGGATAGTCAGCCTCGAAACCATCGAGGAGATCATAAAACAGAGGTTCAGACAGCATGCCGAAAAGAACATC
The sequence above is drawn from the Candidatus Methanosuratincola sp. genome and encodes:
- a CDS encoding 2-oxoacid:acceptor oxidoreductase family protein; protein product: MLEIRWHGRGGQGAVTAAEILATGAIKEGKYAQAFAAFGPERRGAPVQAFTRISDKEILTRCQIYEPDIIVVLDKNLCTMEGVGDGLKDGGAVVLNTDQKAEDYLYVFKNAGKVATVDATEIALKELGSPITNTAILGALVRVTGIVSLETIEEIIKQRFRQHAEKNISAVRRAFQETALLETGERR